One window of the Runella slithyformis DSM 19594 genome contains the following:
- a CDS encoding DUF6932 family protein produces MTFDNLGNLFPYEIIKTDLTTFEQLFVANFPLSETRRMIFENYRQMIDDFKSQIGDSFYQWIGGSFVSTKNNPHDIDVVTFLDHQIYDIQSQALRRISGYQLYKEKQLDSCIVKLYPVEHVQYESITKPDTLE; encoded by the coding sequence GTGACATTCGACAATCTAGGAAATTTATTTCCATACGAAATTATTAAAACTGATTTGACCACATTTGAACAGCTATTTGTTGCAAATTTTCCACTGTCAGAAACCAGAAGAATGATTTTTGAAAATTATAGACAAATGATTGATGATTTTAAATCTCAAATAGGAGATTCGTTTTATCAATGGATTGGCGGAAGCTTTGTGTCAACAAAAAATAATCCACATGACATTGATGTAGTGACGTTTTTAGATCATCAAATATATGATATTCAGAGTCAGGCACTGCGAAGAATTTCAGGCTATCAATTGTACAAAGAAAAACAATTGGATAGCTGCATTGTTAAGCTTTACCCTGTTGAACATGTTCAGTATGAAAGCATTACAAAGCCCGACACGTTGGAATGA
- a CDS encoding serine hydrolase domain-containing protein, with protein sequence MNRLLRNTLLGLGGLMLLGTGLTYTPPFVHIRNYVQRGEVDILDYKLHPKRQVLASTLPEPWPLDSNFNKAVISKNLMDTLEKYQTTAFLVFRDGKLVYEKYWEGFDEKTLSQSFSAAKSIISMLVGVALYENKLRGLDEPIANYIDSFRDGPKAKITLRHCLTMSSGLDWHEKDRGVFSHNAYGYYGEDVADVIDGLSVEKPAGKEFEYRSGDTQILGLVLEKVYNKKIADLASEKIFQRIGSETDAYWMLDKPKGREKAYCCFAPTARDYARFGHLMLWKGNWKGRQITSEKYMTEALSPARGVIDPKTGKPIEVYGYQFWMQPYKGLQTVSMRGLLGQLIWAIPSKNAVVVRLGHKESPQKSTPYFKQDSEMYLQAAMEVLGKSK encoded by the coding sequence ATGAATAGGCTACTTCGCAATACACTTTTGGGCTTGGGGGGTCTGATGCTCCTTGGTACAGGTTTAACCTACACGCCCCCTTTTGTCCACATCCGCAATTATGTTCAGCGCGGCGAGGTGGATATTTTGGATTATAAACTTCACCCCAAGCGTCAGGTGTTGGCCTCTACTCTTCCCGAGCCGTGGCCTTTGGATTCCAATTTTAACAAAGCGGTTATTTCCAAAAACCTCATGGATACCCTGGAGAAATACCAAACCACGGCTTTTTTGGTATTTCGCGATGGAAAATTGGTGTATGAAAAATATTGGGAAGGTTTTGATGAGAAAACGTTGAGCCAATCATTTTCGGCTGCCAAGAGCATTATTTCGATGTTGGTGGGCGTGGCTTTGTACGAAAATAAGCTCAGAGGATTGGATGAGCCCATTGCCAATTACATTGACTCCTTTCGCGATGGTCCCAAAGCCAAGATCACCCTGCGCCACTGCCTGACCATGAGCAGTGGGCTGGATTGGCACGAAAAAGACCGCGGGGTGTTCAGCCACAATGCCTACGGCTACTATGGCGAAGACGTGGCGGATGTCATCGACGGACTGAGTGTAGAAAAACCGGCGGGGAAAGAGTTTGAATACCGCAGCGGCGATACGCAGATACTGGGCTTGGTGTTGGAAAAGGTCTATAACAAAAAGATCGCAGACCTTGCGTCCGAGAAGATCTTTCAGCGCATCGGCAGTGAAACGGATGCCTATTGGATGCTCGATAAACCCAAAGGACGCGAAAAAGCCTATTGCTGTTTTGCCCCCACGGCGCGGGATTATGCGCGGTTTGGTCACCTGATGCTCTGGAAAGGCAATTGGAAAGGCCGTCAAATCACTTCCGAAAAATACATGACTGAGGCTCTCAGTCCTGCCCGGGGCGTCATTGACCCCAAGACCGGCAAACCCATTGAAGTGTACGGATATCAGTTTTGGATGCAACCCTACAAAGGCCTGCAAACGGTCAGTATGCGGGGGTTATTGGGGCAGTTGATTTGGGCCATTCCTTCTAAAAATGCGGTGGTAGTGCGATTGGGGCATAAAGAATCTCCCCAAAAGTCAACCCCGTATTTCAAACAGGATTCAGAAATGTACCTACAGGCGGCGATGGAAGTGCTCGGGAAGTCAAAGTAA
- a CDS encoding polysaccharide deacetylase family protein, which yields MKYLLIAALSLLCITKSMSQETYAEKLGYPKGKKVIIFHIDDAGMSYEANQGTIVAMEKGVANSTSVMMPCGWVPAYMKYVQQHPATDAGVHLTLTSEWKGYRWFPLSGREKVAGLVDKEGAMWSNVADVVKHATPDEVETEIRAQVARFRSFGVEPSHIDSHMGTLFGSAAFTERYIKVGIQEKIPVMLPGGHATLIAKERNSPAQEIQQFQQIGKMLWSAGLPVLDDLFADTYGWRLSAETPNTEENLRKMKTAKYIELLKEAKPGITMVIMHCAAPSENFKEITDSWPTRYGDFYAMLDPELKKFIEKEGIILTTWREMRERRAKVK from the coding sequence ATGAAATATCTTTTAATCGCCGCGTTATCTCTTCTTTGTATCACGAAGAGTATGTCGCAGGAAACCTACGCCGAAAAATTGGGCTATCCCAAAGGCAAAAAAGTCATCATTTTTCACATCGACGACGCCGGCATGTCGTACGAGGCCAATCAGGGAACGATCGTGGCCATGGAAAAAGGCGTGGCCAACTCCACCAGCGTGATGATGCCCTGCGGATGGGTGCCGGCCTACATGAAATACGTTCAGCAACATCCCGCTACCGACGCGGGCGTTCACCTTACGCTGACCTCGGAGTGGAAAGGCTACCGCTGGTTCCCGCTTTCGGGCCGGGAGAAAGTCGCCGGACTGGTGGATAAAGAAGGGGCCATGTGGTCGAATGTAGCCGACGTGGTCAAACATGCCACCCCCGACGAAGTGGAGACGGAAATCAGGGCGCAAGTGGCCCGTTTTCGGTCGTTTGGCGTAGAGCCGTCGCACATTGACTCGCACATGGGCACGCTTTTCGGGTCAGCAGCGTTTACCGAGCGTTACATCAAAGTGGGTATTCAGGAAAAAATTCCCGTGATGCTTCCGGGCGGTCACGCCACGTTGATTGCCAAAGAGCGCAACAGCCCGGCGCAGGAAATTCAGCAGTTTCAGCAGATCGGCAAAATGCTCTGGAGCGCCGGATTACCCGTATTGGATGATCTGTTTGCCGATACCTACGGGTGGAGACTCTCTGCCGAAACGCCCAACACGGAAGAAAATCTGCGTAAAATGAAAACGGCCAAGTACATTGAACTGCTCAAAGAAGCCAAACCGGGCATTACGATGGTGATCATGCACTGCGCCGCTCCGAGCGAAAACTTCAAAGAGATCACCGACTCATGGCCCACCCGCTACGGCGATTTTTATGCCATGCTGGACCCGGAACTCAAAAAATTCATCGAAAAAGAAGGCATTATTCTCACCACCTGGCGCGAAATGCGCGAGCGGCGCGCCAAAGTGAAGTAA
- a CDS encoding glycosyltransferase, producing MSLAFTICTLSHLAQAKTMADSLLKYNPEYRVVIGLFDKVNDRDVSSVARYTLVEINDRQIPDFEKLFDRYTPFELSCLAKPYLAKWLLNTYPDVDKLLYFDSDILFFESLKAIEDDLDTHSIVITPHVTQPITTEGLPRLRSFLNAGLYNGGFFALRRCNEALSFLDWWKDRVWHEGYHNFAEGMFVDQLWLNYVPLFYPTALISKNLGYNMAYWNMHEREVTQSKGRFWVNKTAPLLFFHFSGYHLSHPDDLSVHQDRYTFANRPDVKPLYDVYRQALIQNKDPDFRRLPNAYHNPSYFYQKNKALRRVLIAGCRRLLRVLNAS from the coding sequence ATGAGTCTTGCCTTTACCATCTGCACCCTGAGTCATTTAGCACAGGCCAAAACCATGGCCGACAGCCTTCTGAAGTACAATCCTGAATACCGGGTAGTGATCGGGCTTTTTGATAAAGTCAATGATCGGGACGTTTCTTCGGTTGCACGGTACACTCTTGTTGAGATCAATGACCGGCAAATACCGGATTTTGAAAAACTGTTTGACCGTTATACCCCTTTTGAGTTGAGTTGTTTGGCAAAACCTTATTTGGCCAAGTGGTTATTGAATACGTATCCTGACGTTGACAAACTGCTGTATTTCGACTCCGATATTTTGTTTTTTGAAAGTCTGAAAGCCATTGAAGACGACTTGGATACGCACAGCATTGTCATTACGCCCCACGTAACGCAACCCATCACGACGGAAGGGTTGCCCCGGCTGCGGAGTTTTCTCAATGCCGGATTGTACAACGGCGGCTTTTTTGCCCTTCGCCGCTGCAACGAAGCCCTAAGCTTTTTGGATTGGTGGAAGGACCGGGTTTGGCATGAAGGATACCATAATTTTGCCGAAGGAATGTTTGTAGACCAACTATGGCTCAACTACGTGCCGCTTTTTTATCCTACGGCATTGATCAGTAAGAACCTTGGTTACAACATGGCCTATTGGAATATGCACGAGCGGGAAGTGACTCAGAGCAAAGGCCGTTTTTGGGTAAATAAAACCGCTCCTTTGCTGTTCTTCCACTTCAGCGGGTACCATCTTTCGCATCCCGATGATCTATCGGTGCATCAGGATAGGTACACCTTTGCCAATCGACCGGACGTAAAACCTTTATACGACGTTTACAGGCAGGCGCTGATTCAAAATAAAGACCCTGATTTCCGCCGTTTACCCAATGCCTATCATAATCCTTCTTACTTTTATCAAAAAAACAAAGCCCTCAGACGAGTGCTCATTGCCGGGTGCCGGCGTTTATTACGAGTATTGAATGCCTCCTGA
- a CDS encoding glycosyltransferase family 2 protein, protein MSTNKSLISVALCTYNGDRFLWEQLQSLALQTQLPDELVVYDDHSSDHTIDLLNKFAQTVPFKVRIFVNEQPLGVTKNFEKALTACKGDILFLCDQDDRWAPEKIARMTQFLEQNPSLNVVFSDAALINEKGESLSTGFWQIVRLHPPQLEQWQRGESIKVMLIGNRVAGCTMALRKSFLHQLVPFPDDIPEFLHDTWIAFTASILDQIRYIPERLVNYRQHAAQQVGTQPKNLRPLSFRQRLVRPHQLKLIPYQQRQRELLTLYKHLQRVIPEGHKNLKIVEEKLRFLTVRANLPNNRVLRIVPVLKEWIRGNYHYFADQDATAIGIFMTALGDVLE, encoded by the coding sequence ATGTCCACCAATAAATCGCTGATCTCCGTCGCCTTGTGCACGTACAATGGAGACCGGTTTTTATGGGAACAATTACAAAGTCTGGCACTTCAAACGCAACTGCCTGATGAACTTGTGGTATATGATGACCACTCTTCCGACCATACGATTGATTTACTGAACAAATTTGCGCAAACGGTGCCTTTCAAGGTACGTATTTTTGTCAATGAGCAGCCATTGGGTGTGACTAAAAATTTCGAAAAAGCATTGACGGCCTGCAAAGGCGATATCCTGTTTCTGTGCGATCAGGACGACCGTTGGGCACCCGAAAAAATAGCCCGTATGACGCAATTTCTGGAGCAAAACCCCTCATTAAATGTCGTTTTCTCGGATGCCGCGCTGATCAACGAAAAAGGGGAATCACTGTCGACCGGCTTTTGGCAGATCGTCCGTCTTCATCCGCCCCAATTGGAACAGTGGCAAAGAGGGGAAAGCATTAAAGTAATGCTCATCGGCAACCGCGTAGCGGGATGTACCATGGCACTCAGGAAATCTTTTCTGCATCAGTTAGTCCCTTTTCCCGATGATATTCCCGAATTTCTCCACGATACCTGGATTGCCTTTACGGCATCGATCTTAGACCAAATCAGGTATATTCCGGAGCGTTTGGTCAACTATCGCCAACACGCAGCACAGCAGGTAGGCACTCAACCCAAAAACCTCAGGCCGCTGAGCTTCCGGCAGCGATTGGTCAGACCGCATCAGTTAAAATTGATACCGTATCAACAACGGCAGCGCGAACTTCTTACTTTGTATAAACACCTGCAAAGAGTGATACCCGAAGGACATAAGAACTTGAAAATAGTAGAAGAAAAACTGCGTTTCCTGACCGTAAGAGCCAATCTGCCCAACAATCGGGTACTGCGCATTGTACCGGTGCTTAAGGAATGGATCAGAGGCAATTACCATTACTTTGCCGATCAGGACGCCACCGCAATAGGGATATTTATGACAGCGCTTGGGGATGTATTGGAATAA
- a CDS encoding glycosyltransferase family 9 protein, with amino-acid sequence MKRHYSGTPRETIPLRILDFFVDIYVRWFYRSRDKGSISASPKVLIASLGHMGDALTVSYLFPIIRQKYPNAVIDIISPSWCNAVHQHNPYIRHILVIDHFLSNRSAISFWQKLNRHYQTFKAALPILRQEQYDFYLDVRTSYGVSHFILPFTKVKKAVGFNRRGMGGFLDVELEIPRKDGNYHHFEAYAALLREIGIETTLQEVIPYFPINASVSSSTIQSKLSLPLTKPYILLFPETGEAHRQMSNSFWVGVLKEVLQVSDYSVVLCGQTALSSVIEAGVHRATDAQFTPRVIDGSKVLSIQELAFLASEAEYALTLDSFPEHLCCIFCKTITLYKASGLPFFPIANYPVLLFHTHLLSRGVEYVRRNVTILYRDRIESPEVSQLIVEKITSEDKVL; translated from the coding sequence ATGAAGCGGCATTACAGCGGCACCCCTCGTGAGACAATCCCATTACGCATTCTGGATTTCTTTGTAGATATCTATGTGCGGTGGTTTTATCGTAGCCGGGACAAAGGGTCCATTTCTGCCTCTCCTAAAGTACTGATCGCCTCGCTGGGCCATATGGGCGATGCGCTGACGGTATCGTATCTGTTTCCCATCATCCGCCAAAAATATCCCAATGCCGTTATTGACATTATCTCACCAAGCTGGTGCAATGCTGTCCATCAACATAATCCCTACATTCGGCATATTTTGGTGATTGACCATTTTTTGAGCAACCGGAGCGCCATCTCCTTTTGGCAAAAGCTAAACCGGCATTATCAGACATTTAAAGCGGCGCTGCCCATTTTGCGGCAAGAGCAATATGATTTTTATTTGGATGTTCGTACTTCGTACGGAGTCTCACATTTTATATTGCCTTTTACGAAAGTAAAAAAAGCGGTAGGGTTTAATCGCCGGGGCATGGGAGGTTTTTTGGATGTAGAATTGGAAATTCCCCGAAAAGACGGCAACTATCACCATTTTGAGGCGTATGCGGCCCTGTTGAGGGAAATCGGCATCGAAACAACATTGCAGGAAGTGATACCGTATTTCCCCATTAATGCATCGGTTTCGTCGTCGACCATTCAATCAAAACTTTCATTACCGCTTACAAAACCTTATATCTTACTCTTTCCCGAAACGGGAGAAGCACATCGGCAAATGTCGAATTCTTTTTGGGTGGGTGTATTGAAAGAAGTACTTCAAGTTTCAGATTACTCAGTGGTGCTGTGCGGGCAAACCGCGCTGTCGTCGGTGATTGAAGCGGGAGTCCATCGGGCAACCGACGCACAGTTTACACCACGCGTGATTGATGGCTCTAAAGTATTGTCCATTCAGGAATTGGCTTTTCTGGCTTCAGAGGCTGAGTATGCGCTTACGCTGGATTCGTTTCCGGAGCATCTGTGTTGTATCTTTTGTAAAACCATTACCCTTTATAAAGCGTCAGGTCTGCCTTTTTTCCCTATTGCCAACTACCCTGTATTGCTCTTTCATACGCATCTTCTGAGCCGGGGAGTGGAGTACGTACGTCGTAACGTTACGATACTGTACCGCGATAGGATCGAATCACCTGAAGTAAGTCAATTGATTGTGGAGAAAATTACGTCAGAAGATAAAGTTTTGTAA
- a CDS encoding DUF5672 family protein, with product MKPVAVVIPLYKSVFSVHEQISFTQGLQVLKEHPIVIIKPFSLDISDIQNTHPQLKAENFADDYFKSVHTYNRLMLSTEFYERFSEFDYMLIYQLDAFVFRDELLEWCRKGYDYIGAPWRIEREFVSVTDRIVFGLKKQLAIWLNLRNKQRNDQPLDVTIKFTVGNGGFSLRKVKKMLNIVRNNRPKIEEYLAKKGSFYNEDIFFCIEMNRYIRQVSLPHWREALHFSVEDLPSKAFVLNGHQLPFGCHAWDIHELDFWKPHFETFGHKL from the coding sequence ATGAAGCCTGTTGCCGTTGTGATTCCCCTGTACAAGTCTGTTTTCAGTGTGCATGAGCAAATCTCATTTACCCAGGGTTTGCAGGTATTGAAAGAACATCCGATCGTTATCATTAAGCCCTTTTCGCTGGATATTTCGGACATACAGAATACTCATCCGCAACTGAAGGCGGAAAATTTTGCGGACGATTATTTCAAAAGCGTTCATACCTACAACCGATTGATGCTTTCGACGGAGTTTTATGAACGTTTCAGTGAGTTTGACTATATGTTGATTTATCAGTTGGATGCTTTTGTTTTCCGTGATGAGCTGTTGGAATGGTGCCGTAAAGGATATGATTATATTGGGGCTCCCTGGCGAATAGAGCGGGAGTTTGTTTCGGTGACCGATCGCATTGTTTTTGGTCTTAAAAAGCAATTGGCCATTTGGCTTAACCTGCGAAACAAACAACGTAATGATCAGCCCCTGGATGTAACGATAAAATTTACAGTTGGAAACGGTGGATTTTCGTTACGGAAAGTGAAGAAAATGCTGAACATTGTACGCAATAACCGACCCAAGATCGAAGAATATTTGGCAAAGAAAGGGTCATTTTATAACGAAGACATTTTTTTTTGTATAGAAATGAACCGGTATATCCGGCAAGTGAGTTTACCCCATTGGCGCGAAGCACTGCATTTTTCGGTGGAAGATCTGCCTTCCAAAGCGTTTGTCCTGAACGGACATCAACTTCCGTTTGGATGCCATGCATGGGATATTCACGAATTAGATTTCTGGAAACCCCATTTTGAAACGTTCGGACATAAACTATAA
- the atpA gene encoding F0F1 ATP synthase subunit alpha, translating into MVAVRPDEVSAILREQLAGAKTDAQLEEVGTVLQVGDGVARIYGLTKVQAGELLVFENGLKALALNLEEDNVGAVLLGESNEIKEGDTVKRTGEIASVRVGDGIVGRVVNTLAEPIDGMGPIQGETFEMPVERKAPGVIFRQPVTEPLQTGIKAIDAMIPIGRGQRELVIGDRQTGKTAVCIDTIINQKEFYDKGEPVYCIYVACGQKASTVKQVEATLRRYGAMDYTVIVAASASDPSPMQFFAPFTGAAIGEYFRDTGRPALVVYDDLSKQAVAYREVSLLLRRPPGREAYPGDVFYLHSRLLERAAKITTSDEIAKNMNDLPASLKDKVKGGGSLTALPIIETQAGDVSAYIPTNVISITDGQIFLESNLFNSGIRPAINVGISVSRVGGNAQIKSMKKVAGTLKLDQAQFRELEAFAKFGSDLDASTKLTIERGRRNQEILKQGQFSPVSVGDQVAIIYASINGVLDKVPVSRVREFDTEFMNLLKAVHPEVLPNLAAGKLDDASTDIIKKVGRELAAKYA; encoded by the coding sequence ATGGTAGCTGTAAGACCGGATGAGGTTTCGGCGATACTTCGGGAGCAATTGGCCGGTGCAAAAACCGACGCCCAACTCGAAGAAGTAGGTACGGTACTGCAAGTAGGCGATGGAGTAGCTCGCATCTATGGCCTGACAAAAGTACAAGCGGGTGAATTGCTCGTATTTGAAAATGGCCTCAAAGCCCTCGCGCTCAACCTGGAAGAAGACAACGTTGGAGCCGTATTGCTCGGAGAGTCAAACGAAATCAAAGAAGGGGATACCGTAAAACGTACCGGCGAAATCGCATCCGTCAGAGTAGGTGACGGTATCGTAGGACGTGTCGTAAATACACTGGCCGAACCGATCGACGGGATGGGGCCCATTCAGGGAGAAACGTTTGAAATGCCCGTAGAGCGCAAAGCTCCGGGGGTAATCTTCCGTCAGCCCGTAACCGAGCCGCTTCAAACGGGTATCAAAGCGATCGATGCCATGATTCCGATCGGACGCGGTCAGCGCGAATTGGTGATCGGTGACCGTCAAACGGGTAAAACGGCCGTTTGTATCGATACCATCATCAACCAAAAGGAATTTTATGACAAAGGTGAGCCGGTCTATTGTATCTACGTAGCCTGCGGCCAGAAGGCCTCTACCGTTAAGCAGGTAGAAGCTACCCTTCGTCGCTACGGTGCCATGGACTACACCGTGATCGTTGCCGCTTCGGCTTCCGATCCTTCACCGATGCAGTTTTTTGCGCCGTTTACGGGTGCGGCCATCGGTGAGTATTTCCGTGATACGGGCCGTCCGGCACTGGTAGTGTATGATGACCTGTCAAAACAGGCCGTTGCGTACCGTGAAGTATCGCTGCTGCTTCGTCGCCCACCGGGCCGTGAAGCATATCCCGGTGACGTTTTCTATCTCCACAGCCGTTTGCTGGAGCGTGCTGCCAAGATCACCACTTCAGATGAAATCGCCAAAAACATGAACGACCTGCCCGCTTCGTTGAAAGACAAAGTAAAAGGCGGCGGTTCATTGACGGCCCTTCCGATCATCGAAACGCAGGCGGGTGACGTGTCGGCTTATATTCCTACCAACGTGATCTCAATCACCGACGGCCAGATCTTCCTGGAGTCCAACCTGTTTAACTCAGGTATTCGCCCCGCCATCAACGTAGGTATCTCGGTATCGCGCGTGGGGGGTAATGCGCAGATCAAATCCATGAAGAAAGTAGCGGGTACGCTCAAACTGGACCAAGCCCAATTCCGTGAATTGGAAGCATTTGCGAAGTTTGGTTCTGATTTGGATGCCTCTACCAAGCTGACCATCGAACGCGGTCGTCGTAACCAGGAAATCCTGAAACAGGGTCAGTTCTCTCCGGTGAGCGTTGGCGATCAAGTAGCCATTATTTACGCTTCCATCAACGGAGTATTGGACAAAGTGCCGGTTTCAAGAGTAAGAGAATTTGATACCGAATTTATGAATCTGCTGAAGGCCGTTCATCCGGAAGTACTTCCGAACCTCGCTGCCGGTAAGTTGGATGATGCTTCTACCGATATTATTAAAAAAGTTGGTCGCGAATTAGCCGCCAAATACGCATAA
- a CDS encoding class I SAM-dependent methyltransferase — MSRIKEIVKATPLLGDVARFIGKYRTRVPAGHFYSPIVSVDEVRKREDQIYPAPPRTLPGLDLREEQQVALMKTFAASYFPSVPFTDTPQDGFRYYFVNKYFIHADATTLHCMMRHFSPKQIMEAGSGFSSAVMLDTNERFLNQSVKFTFIEPYPDRLYSLLTPADRRQTTIFEKTLQDIPVEYFEKLEENDILFIDSTHVSKTGSDVNYFLFDIFPRLKPGVIVHVHDVFYPFEYPKAWVIDGNGRFGWNEAYSLRAFLMYQDTFEILFHNDFLQTFHADWLAENMPTYATRGRGSSIWLRKVK, encoded by the coding sequence ATGTCGCGAATTAAAGAAATCGTCAAGGCTACGCCCCTCCTCGGGGACGTAGCCCGATTTATCGGTAAGTACCGCACACGGGTGCCGGCGGGGCATTTTTACAGCCCCATCGTGTCTGTGGATGAAGTACGCAAACGTGAAGACCAAATCTACCCTGCACCTCCGCGCACACTGCCGGGGCTCGACCTCCGCGAAGAGCAGCAGGTAGCGTTGATGAAGACCTTCGCTGCGTCGTACTTTCCGTCGGTGCCTTTTACCGATACTCCCCAAGACGGCTTTCGGTATTATTTTGTCAATAAGTATTTCATCCACGCCGACGCCACCACGCTCCACTGCATGATGCGGCACTTCAGCCCCAAGCAGATCATGGAAGCAGGGTCGGGTTTTTCGTCGGCGGTGATGTTGGATACCAACGAGCGGTTTCTCAATCAAAGCGTAAAATTTACGTTCATTGAGCCCTATCCCGACCGTTTGTATTCCTTATTGACTCCCGCCGACCGCCGGCAAACGACGATTTTTGAAAAGACGCTGCAGGATATTCCCGTTGAGTACTTTGAAAAACTGGAAGAGAACGATATTCTTTTTATCGACTCTACCCACGTTTCCAAAACGGGAAGCGACGTCAATTACTTTTTGTTTGACATTTTTCCTCGCCTTAAACCGGGCGTTATCGTTCACGTTCACGACGTATTTTATCCGTTTGAGTACCCCAAAGCCTGGGTGATCGACGGCAACGGTCGTTTTGGCTGGAACGAAGCGTATAGTTTGCGGGCATTTTTGATGTACCAGGATACGTTCGAGATCTTATTTCACAATGATTTTCTCCAGACGTTCCATGCTGATTGGCTTGCCGAAAATATGCCCACCTACGCCACCCGCGGGCGGGGATCCAGCATTTGGCTGCGCAAGGTGAAGTAA
- the atpG gene encoding ATP synthase F1 subunit gamma encodes MASLKEVRNRITSVNSTQQITKAMKMVSAAKLRRAQDAILQMRPYAKKLSEMLATVSAGTETAAESPYKQVRPVEKVLIVIVTSDRGLCGAFNTNVVKAGMALIQEKYAAQAAKGNVEIFALGKKGGEACQRRGFKVNASFMDVYSRLSFGVVKEAAESIMADFEAGKYDAVEVIFNEFKNVATQIIRTDQLLPIPDAKDELKKATTSNVNYIFEPSEEQIVTDLIPKTLKIQLYRAVLESNASEHGARMTAMDKATDNAQELIKALRLEYNRSRQAAITKEILEIVGGAEALSKG; translated from the coding sequence ATGGCTTCATTAAAGGAAGTTCGCAATAGAATCACGTCGGTCAACTCGACGCAACAAATCACGAAGGCCATGAAAATGGTATCGGCTGCCAAGCTTCGCCGGGCGCAGGATGCCATTCTCCAGATGCGCCCTTACGCCAAGAAGTTGAGTGAAATGCTCGCGACCGTATCGGCCGGCACCGAAACCGCCGCCGAAAGCCCGTACAAGCAGGTGCGTCCGGTCGAAAAGGTGTTGATCGTCATCGTTACCTCCGACCGTGGACTTTGCGGGGCTTTCAATACCAACGTCGTCAAAGCGGGCATGGCCCTCATTCAGGAAAAATACGCTGCACAGGCCGCCAAAGGCAACGTAGAAATATTTGCGTTGGGCAAAAAAGGCGGTGAAGCCTGCCAACGCCGAGGCTTTAAAGTCAATGCATCGTTCATGGATGTGTATAGCCGTTTAAGCTTCGGCGTGGTGAAAGAAGCGGCCGAGAGCATCATGGCTGACTTTGAAGCGGGTAAATACGACGCCGTTGAAGTCATTTTCAATGAGTTCAAAAACGTAGCGACTCAGATCATCCGCACGGATCAGCTTTTGCCGATTCCCGACGCAAAAGATGAGTTGAAAAAAGCCACAACCTCTAACGTTAACTATATTTTTGAGCCGTCGGAAGAGCAGATCGTGACCGATCTGATTCCTAAAACGCTTAAGATCCAGTTGTACCGCGCGGTACTCGAATCCAACGCCTCAGAGCACGGCGCACGGATGACCGCGATGGACAAAGCCACCGACAACGCCCAGGAACTCATCAAAGCCCTGCGCTTAGAATACAACCGCTCGCGCCAAGCCGCCATCACCAAGGAGATCCTGGAGATCGTCGGTGGAGCCGAAGCGCTTTCGAAAGGGTAA
- a CDS encoding outer membrane beta-barrel protein, whose product MYFAFINAIYKLYKPIHPSIINVNRVQGQSHFAIAPVVGVIHGSVTANNYFDIPAFRDKGYGPLIGVMGHYFITGKWSISTGMNYHRINYRRKVPFEGAYKTNHWNIPVLINYRLIDHAFSPYFSAGGVVSSRSTYLDVAIARPKFATAFDFTIGAGVIYKPTSRVSWIIQPLWQKEVAPKPNSAILPKYNASKVSLQVQMLIQL is encoded by the coding sequence TTGTATTTTGCTTTCATAAATGCAATTTACAAACTTTACAAACCTATTCACCCATCAATAATAAACGTAAATAGGGTACAGGGACAGAGTCATTTTGCTATTGCTCCTGTGGTCGGTGTTATCCATGGGTCTGTAACAGCAAATAACTATTTTGATATTCCTGCTTTTCGAGATAAAGGCTATGGCCCATTAATAGGTGTAATGGGCCATTATTTTATAACCGGCAAATGGTCGATTTCAACCGGGATGAATTATCACCGGATTAACTATCGAAGAAAAGTCCCTTTTGAAGGAGCATATAAAACGAATCATTGGAATATTCCTGTCCTGATAAACTACAGACTAATTGATCATGCGTTCTCTCCGTATTTTTCTGCCGGGGGAGTTGTTTCATCTCGCTCAACTTACTTGGATGTTGCCATAGCAAGGCCTAAATTTGCTACAGCTTTCGATTTTACGATTGGTGCGGGAGTTATTTATAAACCTACTTCACGGGTGAGTTGGATCATACAGCCCTTATGGCAAAAAGAAGTAGCACCTAAACCTAATAGTGCGATACTTCCTAAGTATAATGCCTCAAAGGTTTCATTACAGGTACAGATGCTTATTCAGCTTTAA